A region of Pseudoalteromonas aliena SW19 DNA encodes the following proteins:
- a CDS encoding YkgJ family cysteine cluster protein has protein sequence MKTESMECRLGCGACCIAPSISSPIPGMPNGKKAGERCIQLDERNLCKLFGDESRPKVCSDFSATLDVCGSTNAQALALITELEELT, from the coding sequence ATGAAAACTGAATCGATGGAGTGTAGACTAGGCTGTGGTGCATGTTGTATTGCACCCAGTATTAGTTCGCCAATTCCAGGTATGCCAAATGGCAAAAAAGCCGGAGAACGTTGCATTCAGCTAGATGAACGTAATTTATGTAAGTTATTTGGTGATGAAAGTCGCCCAAAAGTATGTAGTGATTTTAGCGCCACGCTTGATGTGTGCGGGTCAACAAATGCACAAGCTCTAGCGCTTATTACCGAGCTTGAAGAGCTCACTTAG
- a CDS encoding efflux RND transporter periplasmic adaptor subunit → MATKKQIILPIAVLAGGIALAIAFMAMKKPPEEKPEQDIRPLVATQSILLDSITLDVKSYGIVKPKDRTELIAQVSGQVISVSDQFVEGAFVKQGDILARIDANDYEADFIEAQAGLAQASSALEIERAQAHVAKAEWERIKSDSSEAIASELYLRKPQLAEKLARYRSAQASVKRASRNLERTYIKAPYDAIINERTISLGSVVNPGNSFGALSATSVAEVRLPVADQELQYLENGGVGSNVTFNAEYAGKQTMWQAKVIRTEGVVDQKSRMSYLVAQLATPYGDKTRPLRFGSYINATIEGRPLDNAIVVAHHLVKDNKIVILNDDLTLSFKTLNIIREQNGMIIASQGLKNGEQIVTSALEYPTEGMTVKIEDVAPNNSDITQLALKEE, encoded by the coding sequence GTGGCTACTAAAAAACAAATAATACTCCCAATTGCAGTTTTAGCAGGTGGCATAGCATTAGCTATCGCTTTTATGGCTATGAAAAAGCCACCGGAAGAAAAGCCTGAGCAAGACATTCGCCCTTTAGTGGCAACCCAAAGCATACTATTAGATTCTATCACGCTCGATGTTAAATCGTACGGCATAGTAAAACCAAAAGACCGTACCGAGTTAATAGCGCAAGTAAGCGGGCAAGTTATTTCGGTATCAGATCAATTTGTCGAAGGTGCGTTTGTAAAGCAAGGCGATATTTTAGCACGAATTGATGCAAATGATTACGAGGCAGACTTTATTGAAGCGCAAGCGGGTTTAGCGCAAGCAAGTTCGGCACTTGAAATAGAGCGTGCGCAAGCGCATGTAGCAAAAGCAGAATGGGAACGTATTAAGTCAGATTCAAGCGAAGCTATTGCCTCAGAGCTTTATTTACGTAAACCGCAATTAGCTGAAAAACTAGCACGCTACCGCTCAGCTCAAGCCAGTGTAAAACGCGCTAGTCGTAATCTTGAACGTACTTATATTAAGGCCCCATACGATGCGATTATTAACGAGCGCACGATTAGCTTGGGCTCAGTAGTTAATCCAGGTAATAGTTTTGGCGCATTAAGTGCGACATCTGTTGCAGAGGTTCGTCTACCGGTTGCCGACCAAGAACTGCAATATTTAGAAAATGGTGGCGTCGGTTCAAACGTTACATTTAATGCAGAATACGCGGGCAAACAAACAATGTGGCAAGCCAAAGTAATTCGCACCGAAGGTGTGGTTGATCAAAAAAGCCGCATGAGCTACCTAGTAGCACAACTTGCCACACCGTATGGCGATAAAACACGCCCTCTTCGTTTTGGTTCATACATTAATGCGACAATTGAAGGCCGCCCACTTGATAACGCAATTGTTGTTGCGCACCATTTAGTTAAAGATAATAAAATTGTAATTTTAAATGACGATTTAACATTGTCCTTTAAAACCCTAAATATTATACGCGAACAAAACGGCATGATTATCGCCAGCCAAGGGTTAAAAAATGGCGAGCAAATTGTCACCTCAGCGCTTGAATATCCAACCGAAGGTATGACTGTAAAAATTGAAGACGTAGCACCTAATAACAGTGATATTACTCAACTTGCACTTAAGGAGGAGTAA
- a CDS encoding efflux RND transporter permease subunit, with translation MNTRETGLIAWFARNPVAANLLMIFILVGGLLMAMTIRKQMFPQFESNWISVQAVYPGAAPQEVEEGITIKVEENLEGLEGIKRLITYSNRGFSQAWIEIEEQYNPQEVLDEIKVQVDSINTFPAGMERPVVRRDKFEQEVMILALYGDMSNYQLKELGNDIKDELQALPHVNLVNFNGGLEYEIGIEVSPDKLREYGLTFRDIAGAVQSFSANMSAGQIRSENGYISMRVEKQAYRGFEFEKLPLITLADGAQIYLGDVAIINDGFEEGLQYSKYNGKNSLSFEVNASKDQDITDVAKVLKSYMATKEPLLPAGVKLSPIVDLTYYLEGRLDMMVDNMIWGGLLVMIVLALFLPLRLAFWVMMGLPVSFLGAFLFMPIGFLDVTINLASLFAFILVLGIVVDDAIVVGESASAEIEKYGHTLDNVVRGVKRVAMPATFGVLTTIAAFLPQTLATGPGAAFSKAIGGVIILCLIFSLIESKLILPAHIAAMNPRKPNPKNLLHRLRMVIDSGLKGFVDNYYLPFVSRCIHYRYTVIVGFMCLLIVSAGMFAGGLVKFVPNPKIPHDFPRIDIEMNLASSEQATLETARKIESVLLKVDQQLQEQYGKPMIRDLSVSLRGRTQANIMAILVEPDLRPIDTFALSALWREQMPALPGIKTMTIQDSIMNGGRDDGDVSFKLEGKNADELKEVAGKLKAKLQTMEGVGDVNDSMQSATDEVQLDLKPLAYSMGLTLADVASQVSFSYYGLEAQRILREGEEIKVMIRYPEDERNSISDIASVRIITPSGAEVPLSEVAEVKLVDGVNRIRRENSKRTVNVWAAVNTDQAEPFAIAEEIRDEYLPTLLKSYPGVTSDVAGRIQEEMDSASEQLRDFGISMMIIFALLAIPLRSYSQPLIIMSVIPFGVVGAMFGHMILGMTMSSLSMFGIIAVAGVVVNDSLVMVDFVNKARAEGVAIKDAVVQAGARRFRAILLTSITTFIGVMPIIFETSLQAKIVIPMAVSLAFGVLFATVITLILIPCQYVALEDAKRLVRKMRGKPPHVDAQPAPIES, from the coding sequence ATGAACACTCGTGAAACAGGGCTAATAGCATGGTTTGCCCGTAATCCCGTTGCAGCTAACCTATTAATGATATTTATATTAGTGGGTGGTCTTTTAATGGCAATGACCATTCGCAAACAAATGTTCCCACAGTTTGAAAGTAACTGGATAAGCGTACAAGCGGTTTATCCGGGTGCTGCCCCGCAAGAGGTTGAAGAAGGAATAACGATAAAAGTTGAGGAAAATCTTGAAGGTCTTGAAGGTATTAAACGCCTCATTACCTATTCTAACCGAGGTTTTTCGCAAGCCTGGATTGAAATAGAAGAACAATATAATCCACAAGAAGTACTTGATGAAATTAAAGTACAGGTTGATTCAATAAACACCTTTCCTGCGGGAATGGAGCGTCCTGTTGTACGTCGTGATAAGTTTGAGCAAGAGGTAATGATACTCGCGCTTTACGGCGACATGAGTAACTACCAGCTCAAAGAGCTTGGCAACGATATAAAAGATGAACTCCAAGCCCTACCCCACGTTAACCTTGTTAATTTTAATGGCGGCTTAGAATACGAAATTGGTATAGAAGTCAGCCCCGATAAACTACGCGAATATGGCTTAACATTTAGAGATATTGCAGGCGCTGTGCAAAGCTTTTCAGCCAATATGTCGGCGGGGCAAATACGCTCTGAAAACGGTTATATTTCGATGCGTGTTGAAAAACAAGCCTACCGTGGCTTTGAGTTTGAAAAGCTGCCGCTTATTACCCTTGCTGATGGCGCACAAATTTATTTAGGCGATGTTGCTATCATTAATGATGGCTTTGAAGAAGGCCTACAGTATTCTAAATATAATGGTAAAAATTCACTCTCATTTGAAGTAAATGCATCAAAAGATCAAGACATTACCGATGTAGCAAAAGTCCTTAAAAGCTACATGGCAACTAAAGAGCCACTTTTACCAGCAGGCGTTAAGCTCTCCCCTATTGTTGATTTAACTTACTACCTTGAAGGTCGACTCGATATGATGGTCGATAACATGATTTGGGGTGGCTTGTTAGTAATGATAGTGCTGGCACTATTTTTACCGCTACGCTTGGCATTTTGGGTCATGATGGGTTTACCGGTGTCTTTTCTGGGTGCCTTTTTGTTTATGCCCATTGGCTTTTTAGATGTAACAATAAATCTAGCCTCGCTATTTGCCTTTATACTTGTACTCGGGATTGTTGTTGATGATGCTATTGTTGTCGGAGAATCTGCCAGTGCCGAAATAGAAAAATACGGCCATACACTTGATAACGTAGTTCGCGGCGTAAAACGTGTTGCCATGCCAGCAACCTTTGGTGTATTAACGACCATTGCTGCATTTTTACCACAAACACTCGCAACCGGCCCTGGCGCTGCTTTTTCTAAAGCAATTGGTGGCGTGATTATTTTATGTTTGATTTTTTCACTCATCGAATCAAAACTAATTTTACCTGCCCATATTGCAGCAATGAACCCGCGTAAACCAAACCCTAAAAACCTATTACATCGCTTACGCATGGTTATTGATAGTGGTTTAAAAGGCTTTGTGGATAACTATTACCTTCCTTTTGTTAGTCGCTGTATTCACTACCGCTATACCGTAATAGTTGGCTTTATGTGTTTGCTTATTGTAAGTGCAGGTATGTTTGCAGGTGGTTTAGTTAAGTTTGTACCCAACCCTAAAATACCGCACGACTTTCCACGTATTGATATTGAAATGAACCTTGCTTCATCTGAGCAAGCAACGCTTGAAACAGCGCGTAAAATAGAAAGCGTGTTATTAAAGGTCGATCAGCAACTACAAGAGCAATACGGTAAACCGATGATCCGCGATTTATCGGTAAGCTTACGTGGCCGTACTCAAGCGAATATTATGGCTATTTTAGTAGAGCCTGATTTACGCCCTATTGACACCTTTGCTCTAAGTGCATTATGGCGCGAGCAAATGCCCGCTCTACCTGGTATTAAAACCATGACCATTCAAGACAGCATAATGAATGGCGGTCGAGATGATGGCGATGTTAGCTTTAAACTTGAAGGCAAAAATGCTGACGAACTAAAAGAAGTAGCCGGTAAATTAAAAGCTAAATTACAAACAATGGAAGGTGTTGGCGACGTAAACGACTCAATGCAAAGTGCTACCGATGAAGTACAGCTTGATTTAAAACCACTGGCTTACAGTATGGGTTTAACGCTTGCTGATGTAGCATCGCAAGTAAGCTTTAGTTACTACGGCTTAGAAGCGCAGCGAATATTGCGTGAAGGCGAAGAAATTAAAGTCATGATCCGCTACCCAGAAGACGAACGTAACTCAATTAGCGACATAGCAAGTGTGCGTATTATTACGCCTTCTGGCGCTGAAGTACCACTGAGTGAAGTAGCCGAAGTTAAACTAGTTGACGGTGTAAACCGTATTCGCCGCGAAAACTCTAAACGTACTGTAAACGTATGGGCTGCGGTAAATACCGACCAAGCCGAACCATTTGCTATTGCAGAAGAAATTCGTGATGAATACTTACCAACACTACTTAAGAGCTACCCTGGCGTGACAAGTGATGTAGCTGGGCGCATTCAAGAAGAGATGGATAGTGCTTCAGAGCAGCTTCGTGACTTTGGTATATCAATGATGATTATATTTGCCTTGTTAGCGATTCCACTTCGCTCTTACTCGCAGCCACTTATTATAATGTCGGTTATTCCGTTTGGTGTAGTGGGCGCGATGTTTGGGCATATGATTTTAGGTATGACCATGAGCAGCTTATCTATGTTTGGCATTATTGCTGTAGCGGGTGTGGTCGTAAATGACTCCCTCGTTATGGTTGATTTTGTAAACAAAGCCCGCGCTGAAGGTGTTGCGATTAAAGATGCAGTAGTACAAGCCGGTGCTCGTCGCTTTAGAGCGATATTACTCACCTCAATCACAACCTTTATTGGTGTAATGCCGATTATTTTTGAAACGAGTTTACAAGCTAAAATTGTTATCCCAATGGCTGTATCACTTGCTTTTGGTGTGCTATTTGCCACAGTAATTACACTGATACTTATACCGTGTCAGTACGTTGCACTAGAAGATGCTAAGCGATTAGTACGTAAAATGCGTGGCAAGCCACCACACGTAGATGCCCAACCAGCGCCTATTGAAAGTTAA
- a CDS encoding cupin domain-containing protein, translating to MDKVSANSTTHYRWGNNCDGWHLVKSASLSVIQERVPRGESEVRHFHRYAEQFFYILSGIATIECEGVIHKLHTHQGLHIPATKKHTLSNQQNEDLVFIVTSTPPSHGDKILCK from the coding sequence ATGGATAAAGTAAGTGCTAACAGCACAACTCACTACAGATGGGGTAATAATTGTGATGGTTGGCATCTAGTTAAATCGGCTTCTTTAAGTGTGATTCAAGAACGTGTACCAAGGGGGGAGAGTGAAGTAAGGCATTTTCATCGCTATGCAGAGCAATTTTTTTATATTCTCAGTGGCATTGCAACAATAGAATGTGAAGGTGTTATACATAAGCTACATACGCACCAAGGACTTCATATCCCCGCTACCAAAAAACACACGCTTAGTAATCAACAAAATGAAGACTTAGTCTTTATAGTAACGTCCACGCCTCCAAGTCATGGAGATAAAATACTTTGCAAGTGA
- a CDS encoding LysR family transcriptional regulator: MNVEDLKLILKVAEFRSITLAAAKLDMRTATASAAIKRVESALGSELFVRTTRHLRLSAAGERYIPQCEQALAVLELAKQNLKGEHDEIEGELRVALSSDLGRNLVIPWIDELMDNYPKLSLRTHISDSNIDFYRDSVDIAIRYGSPNDASIYGFKICNVPRLLCATDEYLLQNGTPVHPDDLASHQGLFYQLQDIINNTWEFTDGEAKYKVKMDGRRASNDGDLVRRWCVAGKGLAVKSALDIADDLLNDRVITVMPKYQHIDGELWLICPSRQSITPAVRLLRDACRAKSQAILKQLVNKGIIDKCVLN, translated from the coding sequence ATGAACGTAGAAGATTTAAAACTTATTTTAAAAGTCGCTGAGTTTAGAAGTATTACGCTCGCAGCTGCTAAGTTAGATATGCGTACAGCCACAGCAAGCGCTGCTATTAAACGTGTAGAATCGGCGCTTGGTAGCGAATTGTTTGTTCGTACTACCCGTCATTTAAGGTTATCGGCTGCAGGGGAGCGCTACATTCCACAATGTGAACAGGCTTTAGCAGTACTTGAGCTTGCAAAGCAAAATCTAAAAGGTGAACACGACGAAATTGAAGGGGAGTTGCGTGTTGCGCTTTCATCTGATTTGGGGCGAAATTTAGTGATCCCATGGATTGATGAACTCATGGACAATTACCCAAAGTTAAGTTTAAGAACACATATAAGTGATAGTAATATCGACTTTTATCGAGATTCAGTTGATATTGCGATTCGTTATGGCTCGCCTAATGATGCAAGTATTTATGGTTTTAAAATTTGTAACGTACCGCGCTTATTATGTGCAACTGACGAATATCTCTTACAAAACGGAACTCCCGTGCATCCTGACGATTTAGCGTCGCATCAAGGTTTGTTTTATCAGTTGCAGGACATTATAAATAATACGTGGGAGTTCACCGATGGTGAGGCAAAATATAAAGTTAAAATGGATGGCAGGCGCGCTTCAAACGATGGTGATTTAGTTAGGCGCTGGTGCGTTGCAGGTAAAGGTTTGGCTGTAAAGTCGGCACTTGATATAGCCGATGATTTACTCAATGATAGGGTGATTACTGTGATGCCAAAATACCAACATATTGATGGTGAACTCTGGCTTATTTGCCCAAGTAGGCAGTCAATAACCCCTGCGGTGCGCTTACTACGTGATGCTTGCAGAGCAAAATCCCAAGCTATTTTAAAGCAGTTGGTCAATAAAGGCATTATTGATAAGTGTGTTTTAAACTAA
- a CDS encoding nitroreductase family protein — MTHPIISDLEKRYTTKRYTTKRIVQDDLDVVFEAMRLSPSSINSQPWKFIVIESDEAKERMHNTFANKFQFNQPHIKTASHVILFAYNPKYTREDYAQVIDADIKNGRTKVENREQSFGAFAFVDMNTDEQGNNATWTKAQTYIALGNTMHAAARLGIDSTPMEGVDAELIGEIFEKELDGYICDVALVLGYHDDSEDYNAKLPKSRLAKEQVIQVL, encoded by the coding sequence ATGACTCACCCAATTATTAGTGATTTAGAAAAACGTTACACGACTAAACGTTATACAACTAAGCGTATTGTTCAAGATGACCTAGACGTAGTTTTTGAAGCTATGCGTCTTTCACCTTCATCTATTAACTCGCAACCTTGGAAATTTATTGTTATTGAGTCTGACGAAGCTAAAGAACGTATGCATAATACCTTTGCTAATAAATTTCAATTTAATCAGCCTCATATTAAAACAGCGTCGCACGTTATTTTATTTGCTTACAACCCTAAATATACACGCGAAGATTACGCACAAGTCATTGATGCCGACATTAAAAATGGTCGTACAAAAGTAGAAAACCGCGAACAATCATTTGGCGCATTTGCCTTTGTAGATATGAATACCGATGAGCAAGGTAATAACGCAACATGGACTAAAGCGCAAACTTACATTGCGCTAGGTAACACCATGCATGCAGCAGCACGTTTAGGCATTGATTCAACCCCAATGGAAGGCGTAGACGCTGAACTTATTGGTGAAATCTTTGAAAAAGAGCTAGATGGTTATATTTGTGATGTAGCTTTAGTGCTTGGCTACCATGATGACTCTGAGGATTATAATGCTAAGTTACCTAAATCTCGCTTGGCTAAAGAGCAAGTTATTCAGGTTTTATAA
- the ribB gene encoding 3,4-dihydroxy-2-butanone-4-phosphate synthase, whose translation MIQSLLTQFGESRIRVQNAIFALQQGQGVLVVDDENRENEGDFVFSAEHLTTPQMAEMILEGSGIVCLCMGDERIKQLDLPQMVTNNTSQNNTAYTVTIEAKHGVTTGVSAADRVTTIKAATADNAKPSDLSRPGHVFGLKAQTGGVLVRRGHTEASVDLMQLAGLKPFGVICELTNPDGSMARLPEVSDYANKHNMTVVSIEDLVQYIQAAERKVS comes from the coding sequence ATGATTCAGTCTCTACTAACTCAATTCGGCGAAAGCCGTATCCGTGTACAAAACGCAATTTTTGCACTACAGCAAGGGCAAGGCGTACTTGTTGTTGATGACGAAAACCGTGAAAATGAAGGTGACTTTGTATTTTCAGCTGAGCATTTAACGACCCCTCAAATGGCTGAAATGATCCTCGAAGGCAGCGGTATTGTGTGCTTATGTATGGGAGATGAGCGTATTAAACAGCTCGACTTACCGCAAATGGTAACCAACAACACCAGTCAAAATAATACCGCTTATACAGTCACTATTGAAGCTAAACATGGCGTTACAACAGGCGTGTCTGCTGCTGATAGAGTAACGACTATAAAAGCAGCGACAGCCGATAACGCAAAACCAAGTGATTTATCGCGCCCTGGGCATGTATTTGGTTTAAAAGCACAAACGGGCGGCGTATTAGTGCGTCGTGGTCATACCGAAGCATCAGTTGATTTAATGCAACTTGCTGGCTTAAAACCATTTGGCGTAATTTGCGAACTAACCAACCCAGATGGTTCAATGGCGCGCTTACCTGAGGTAAGTGATTATGCTAATAAACATAATATGACTGTGGTTTCTATTGAAGATTTAGTGCAATACATTCAAGCTGCAGAGCGCAAAGTAAGTTAA
- a CDS encoding S66 family peptidase, producing the protein MANVLYPAPLKVGSKIAICSLSAGVKAKYHTRLDIVINGLKNRGYDVIEGEFLRQNKPREQLNAKAHAQQLMGFLLDEEIDAIMPPMGGELAMEILPLLDFDAIKEAKPKWLVGFSDVSTIACALTAKCQWATLHSANLMQLHPDEKNPYSLQIFETLTYETGSKFEQGPSSLYQKNKPSYAQNPNELLSPSEPTKWQCLNYTDKRTIEMSGRLFGGCLDTVGLLLDSPFLALHEFKKDSAPEGLILYLENSELTPTTVARFLLSLKLAGIFDDINGLVLGRSEITQSHYDAFDYRHALDVALGGCLFPVIFDADIGHVQPNLNLVNGATCTLIADINEGIVNSASLNIHLS; encoded by the coding sequence ATGGCTAATGTACTTTACCCAGCGCCTTTAAAAGTAGGCTCAAAAATAGCAATTTGTTCGCTTTCAGCAGGTGTGAAAGCAAAATACCATACACGTTTAGACATTGTTATAAATGGATTAAAAAATCGAGGGTATGATGTTATTGAAGGCGAGTTTTTACGTCAAAACAAACCGCGAGAACAGCTTAATGCTAAAGCACATGCTCAGCAATTAATGGGCTTTTTATTAGATGAAGAAATTGACGCAATTATGCCGCCAATGGGTGGTGAGCTGGCAATGGAAATACTGCCGCTACTTGATTTTGACGCAATTAAAGAAGCAAAGCCTAAATGGTTAGTTGGCTTTTCTGATGTAAGTACTATTGCCTGTGCATTAACGGCTAAGTGCCAATGGGCGACACTGCACAGTGCTAACCTTATGCAGTTGCATCCTGATGAAAAAAATCCGTATAGCTTACAAATATTTGAAACCCTTACCTACGAAACGGGTAGTAAATTTGAGCAGGGGCCTTCCTCTTTATATCAAAAAAACAAGCCTAGCTACGCGCAAAACCCAAATGAATTACTAAGTCCTAGTGAGCCAACAAAGTGGCAATGTTTAAACTACACAGATAAACGCACCATAGAAATGTCAGGTCGCTTATTTGGCGGATGTTTAGATACAGTAGGTTTACTGCTCGACTCACCATTTTTAGCACTACATGAATTTAAAAAGGACAGTGCACCCGAAGGACTTATTTTATACCTCGAAAACTCAGAGCTTACACCTACAACCGTTGCACGATTTTTACTGTCATTAAAATTAGCTGGCATATTTGACGACATTAATGGTTTGGTTTTAGGGCGAAGTGAAATTACTCAAAGTCATTATGATGCCTTTGACTATCGACATGCGCTTGATGTAGCACTGGGTGGGTGTTTATTTCCAGTCATTTTTGATGCTGATATAGGGCATGTTCAACCTAACTTAAATTTAGTTAACGGCGCTACGTGTACGCTTATTGCTGATATAAATGAAGGTATAGTAAACAGTGCATCGTTAAATATTCATCTTTCGTAG
- the greA gene encoding transcription elongation factor GreA has product MQSIPMTVRGADLLRKELNELKTVTRPKIIADIAVAREHGDLKENAEYHAAREQQGFCEGRIQEIEAKLSNVQIIDVTKMPNTGKVIFGTTVTIVNVDTDAEVKYRIVGDDEADIKNNLISVNSPIARGLIGKQMDDAVSIETPKGIVEYEIIEVEYL; this is encoded by the coding sequence ATGCAATCAATTCCGATGACAGTTCGTGGCGCAGATTTACTGCGCAAAGAGCTTAACGAATTAAAAACAGTTACCCGTCCAAAAATTATCGCCGACATTGCAGTTGCGCGTGAACACGGTGACTTAAAAGAAAACGCTGAGTACCACGCTGCACGTGAGCAACAGGGTTTTTGTGAAGGTCGTATTCAAGAAATTGAAGCTAAACTTTCAAATGTTCAGATAATCGACGTAACTAAAATGCCAAATACGGGCAAAGTTATTTTTGGCACCACAGTGACTATAGTCAATGTAGATACTGATGCTGAAGTAAAATACCGTATTGTAGGCGATGATGAAGCGGATATTAAAAATAATTTAATTTCTGTCAATTCACCGATTGCACGTGGCTTAATTGGTAAACAAATGGACGATGCAGTGTCTATTGAAACGCCAAAAGGTATCGTTGAGTACGAAATCATTGAAGTTGAGTATCTTTAA